The proteins below are encoded in one region of Deltaproteobacteria bacterium:
- a CDS encoding DUF4166 domain-containing protein: MTSIYQRVLGSDFARLHPAIQRRFGFTTSDNIASIGRGVMEEVWKGRFYTIPFLYVGTWRRIMFPETGRNIPFTIENYAFVDQFGRETVSWIRTFQSRRTRRFDAYMIYSEARGRIVDYLGSHEHLAVDIDLSVDEAGGLRLRSGAQRFYEGPISFNFPLFFSGIADVREWYDEKTQRFRIVVNVQNKTWGPLFGYHGSFDVEWRKVADGALPGHILPSRQERRE, translated from the coding sequence ATGACCTCCATCTATCAGCGCGTCCTTGGTTCCGACTTCGCTCGCTTGCATCCGGCGATCCAGCGTCGATTCGGATTCACAACCAGCGATAACATCGCCTCGATCGGGCGTGGCGTCATGGAAGAAGTCTGGAAAGGGCGGTTCTACACCATACCGTTCCTTTACGTTGGCACGTGGCGCCGCATCATGTTTCCTGAAACCGGACGCAATATCCCGTTCACGATTGAGAACTATGCGTTTGTCGACCAGTTCGGCCGCGAGACGGTGTCCTGGATTCGTACTTTCCAGTCCCGGCGCACGCGCCGCTTCGACGCGTACATGATCTACAGCGAAGCACGTGGCCGCATTGTCGATTATCTCGGCTCGCATGAGCACTTGGCTGTTGATATCGACCTGTCAGTCGATGAGGCAGGTGGACTTCGCCTCCGTTCGGGTGCACAGCGCTTTTACGAAGGGCCCATTAGCTTCAACTTTCCATTGTTCTTTAGTGGTATCGCGGACGTGCGCGAGTGGTATGACGAGAAGACGCAACGCTTCCGTATTGTAGTGAACGTTCAAAATAAGACTTGGGGCCCGCTGTTCGGGTATCACGGCAGCTTCGATGTAGAGTGGCGGAAAGTTGCAGACGGCGCCCTGCCCGGCCACATCCTGCCGAGCCGACAGGAACGTCGCGAATAA
- a CDS encoding gluconate 2-dehydrogenase subunit 3 family protein, with product MQVGRYSTGADQIYMATSDNKTTSAKVLNDEEAATLAAMAGRIFPKTETPGAVEIGAVNYIEVALAGDYAALVPLYRQGLRALQRYARTKFGKRFVELPEDSMDALLRDFEAGNADSFKAAAEFFETVRCHVLEGVFCEPEYGGNKNMAGWRLVDFPGQQFGYPDPYINKRVDVEPVAVDSRKTVAK from the coding sequence ATGCAAGTAGGACGATATTCGACGGGAGCGGATCAAATTTACATGGCGACGAGCGATAACAAGACGACATCGGCGAAAGTGCTGAACGATGAAGAGGCCGCGACTTTGGCGGCTATGGCTGGGCGGATTTTTCCAAAGACCGAAACGCCCGGCGCGGTGGAGATCGGCGCGGTGAATTACATCGAAGTGGCGTTGGCCGGCGATTATGCCGCGCTCGTGCCGCTCTATCGCCAAGGGCTGCGCGCGCTGCAACGTTACGCCCGCACCAAGTTCGGCAAGCGATTTGTCGAGCTGCCGGAGGACTCCATGGATGCGCTGTTGCGCGACTTCGAAGCCGGCAATGCCGACAGTTTCAAAGCGGCGGCGGAATTTTTCGAGACCGTGCGCTGCCATGTTTTGGAAGGGGTGTTTTGCGAGCCGGAATATGGCGGCAACAAAAACATGGCCGGCTGGCGCTTGGTGGATTTTCCCGGCCAGCAGTTCGGTTATCCCGATCCGTACATCAATAAGCGCGTCGATGTCGAACCTGTCGCGGTGGACAGCCGTAAGACGGTGGCGAAATGA
- a CDS encoding GMC family oxidoreductase, with amino-acid sequence MSAPQEIADVCIVGVGGMGGILAKELASAGLKVVGFERGPAPKKEDYAPRDSVRFLIRPETLDWVRHEPTTIRRKAGDKTDRQFRTSPLNVLGGALLHWTGQSSRYMPGDFKLHTNEIASGVAERAKADLTGYDIIDWPLSYDDLDPYYEKFEWEFGISGQAGANPFAGPRQRGFPLPPLRHSGKMELFTEACKKLGYHPYDTSAGIASEPYKPAAPFDTRIGQRPACVYCGHCNFYGCHIHAKSASLYIAIPVALETGNFDLKTNSKVFRINVDSAGRVNGVSYFDPEGVAHEQRARVVILSAFVFEHARLLLISKTGKGRFSKGLANSSGYVGRNIMAHGDVRSMGAFDDYIINGFIGPGSAAMRIDDFNGNNFDHNDLGFIRGGTIGTSGDGTPISRFDVLPPGVPGWGKAFKDFYTRYYTRIMDLNMQPETLPHPDNRVDLDPRYRDRWGLPLPRVTFEFHQNEQRLQKYLAGVGDKIMRATGANKVWTVEKGRPNRWAGGTRMGADPNNSVVNADCQTHDVDNLFIVGSSVFPTMAGYPPTATVAALSYRLAEFIQKQKQWF; translated from the coding sequence ATGAGCGCGCCCCAAGAGATCGCCGATGTTTGCATCGTCGGCGTCGGCGGCATGGGCGGGATTCTCGCCAAAGAACTCGCGTCCGCCGGTTTGAAAGTCGTCGGCTTCGAACGCGGCCCGGCGCCTAAGAAAGAAGATTATGCGCCGCGCGATTCGGTCCGATTTCTGATCCGTCCAGAAACCCTCGACTGGGTGCGCCATGAACCGACGACGATCCGGCGCAAGGCGGGCGATAAAACCGATCGGCAATTCCGCACTAGCCCGCTCAACGTTTTAGGCGGCGCGTTGCTGCACTGGACCGGCCAGTCGTCGCGCTACATGCCGGGCGATTTTAAACTTCACACCAATGAGATCGCCAGCGGCGTCGCCGAACGGGCTAAAGCAGATTTAACCGGCTACGATATCATCGATTGGCCGCTCAGCTACGACGACCTCGATCCCTACTATGAAAAGTTCGAATGGGAGTTCGGCATCTCCGGTCAAGCCGGCGCCAATCCTTTCGCCGGACCGCGCCAGCGCGGTTTTCCGCTGCCGCCGCTGCGTCACAGCGGCAAGATGGAGCTGTTCACCGAAGCATGCAAAAAACTCGGCTATCATCCTTACGATACGTCGGCGGGTATCGCTTCGGAGCCGTACAAACCGGCGGCGCCATTCGACACGCGCATCGGCCAGCGTCCGGCGTGCGTTTACTGCGGCCACTGTAATTTTTACGGCTGCCATATCCATGCCAAGTCGGCGTCGCTCTACATCGCCATTCCCGTCGCGTTGGAAACCGGCAACTTCGATCTCAAGACCAATTCAAAAGTATTTCGCATCAACGTCGATAGCGCCGGCCGCGTTAACGGCGTGAGCTATTTCGATCCCGAGGGCGTGGCGCATGAGCAGCGCGCCCGGGTGGTGATCTTGAGCGCCTTTGTCTTCGAGCATGCGCGCTTGCTGCTGATTTCCAAAACCGGCAAGGGGCGATTCTCCAAGGGACTGGCCAACAGCAGCGGCTACGTCGGCCGCAATATCATGGCCCATGGCGACGTGCGCTCCATGGGCGCCTTCGACGATTACATCATCAACGGTTTCATCGGACCGGGCTCGGCGGCGATGCGCATCGACGATTTCAACGGCAACAACTTCGATCATAACGATCTAGGTTTCATTCGCGGCGGGACCATCGGCACCAGCGGCGACGGCACGCCGATCAGCCGCTTCGATGTTTTGCCGCCGGGGGTGCCCGGCTGGGGCAAAGCGTTCAAAGATTTTTACACGCGCTACTACACGCGAATCATGGATTTGAACATGCAGCCCGAAACGCTGCCGCATCCGGACAATCGCGTCGATCTCGATCCGCGTTATCGCGACCGCTGGGGGCTGCCGCTGCCGCGGGTGACTTTCGAATTTCATCAGAACGAACAGCGCTTGCAAAAATACCTGGCCGGCGTCGGCGATAAAATCATGCGCGCCACCGGTGCGAATAAAGTGTGGACCGTCGAAAAAGGCCGCCCCAACCGTTGGGCCGGCGGCACGCGCATGGGCGCCGACCCGAACAATTCCGTGGTCAACGCCGACTGCCAGACTCACGACGTCGACAATCTGTTCATCGTCGGCTCGTCGGTGTTTCCCACCATGGCCGGCTATCCGCCAACCGCGACGGTGGCGGCGCTGAGCTATCGGCTGGCGGAGTTTATTCAGAAGCAGAAGCAGTGGTTCTAA
- a CDS encoding VOC family protein — MSIVEERPMARIRHIAILTEDVEKLVKFYTEGFGLKIVHGVGTATYLTDGHINLAIIPIGPEREIEGPQLQTGINHFGFEVDDVAAVRKRCKGLNAAEDVRKRPPNREAEYRLLDPDGNPVDLSQHGWPH; from the coding sequence ATGTCGATTGTCGAGGAGAGACCCATGGCGCGCATCCGACACATTGCGATACTCACGGAAGACGTGGAAAAACTGGTGAAGTTCTACACGGAGGGATTTGGCCTAAAGATCGTTCACGGCGTCGGCACGGCGACTTATCTGACCGACGGTCATATCAACTTGGCGATCATCCCCATCGGCCCGGAGCGCGAGATCGAAGGGCCGCAACTTCAGACCGGCATCAACCACTTCGGCTTCGAAGTCGACGATGTCGCCGCCGTGCGCAAGAGATGCAAGGGACTCAACGCAGCAGAAGACGTGAGGAAACGCCCGCCCAATCGCGAAGCCGAATACCGCTTGCTCGACCCGGACGGCAACCCCGTCGACCTATCGCAACATGGCTGGCCGCATTGA